From the genome of Cololabis saira isolate AMF1-May2022 chromosome 4, fColSai1.1, whole genome shotgun sequence:
ggggggatggtggattttatcatatggggacagataatttgtgctgattataaataataaaatatatatcacaaaccaaaacacctgcagaaatactgcaggaatgacatagcagcagttaaatgcagccttctgtaagctttaaatatccactgggcttacatcaaatacatcaaaacacaacaataaaaaactgttttctgaacttatcaatatgactctgtccttcacaggataagtaacatggatcactgcaaaaactcaaaatcttaacaagaatatttgtcttatttctagttaaaatgtctaattttagtaaaaaaaaaaatctcattacacttaaaacaagtttttcacttgaaataagtagaaacatctgccagtggaacaagatttctttgcttgtaatgagaaaataaatcttgtcccactggcagatttttctacttatttcaagtgaaaatttacttgaaacaggtgaaaattgtcaaataggttatttttctggtgttatttttctggtgatgactctaaatgttgaaatagcagtaaaaccacatccaTTGATgtaatgacataagggatggaaagggggggtggccgttttacaggagggatgatttggaccgtttttatttcaagggggattgccatcccccctcatcccccctcaactccagtactgtgtataCTGATGAATAAAGTGATTATAAAAAGTATGTATTTTCACTCACGCCAGTCTCTTATCTCCAGCAAAAGCCCTCTCAAAGCGCAGTCCATCCACTTGATCCCTTCCATGACCCTGGGCATGTGTTCCAGTGGGCTGGGAGTCTCTTCCCTGCAGATCTGCTGCAGGAGTGACTGGAGTCTTCTCTGGAGAGGCCCTCACTACTTTACCCGCCTCGTTCTCTGGAAACAACACCCTGACAGGTTTCCTCCTCAATCCACGAACATACCGTATAGACTCCACAATTATGTCAGTCCTCTTTGTTAAAAACACATGTGTCTCCGCGGAGACTAAACAAGTCACGCCTCTCATGAACGCTGCCATTTGTAATTCCCGTTTCTTCTTCTCTCGCCACaatgttcttcttcttgttcttctctgttttattggcgcaTCGCAAAagactttaaggtgcataccgccacccactgtacaagagtgtgtaatcatcatttcatttagcctgttttaaattctgtttATCAGCCTAGTGTCTTTTTAAGAAATTAATCAGTGCCTATCTGGTGATTTCAaccccctctccctctgttccCAGGATTCCCCTCAAACTCCACTCACGTCCTGCCTCTCTGACCTTTACCTGTAGCCCTtctctttctatttcatatcTGTTTTAGAATagaacattagaatatgttcactgttttcttttactccacagttctcacacttatcactgtccctttttcccatAACATACAAAGTGTCATTTAATCCTGTGTGGTCCAGTCTGAGTCTTGTTATAactgtttcctcccttctgTTCCTTTCTGTATAATTCTTTGTTCTGATagacttttgtattttgtgatatccctgtcctttctgatcttcctcccaccttttcctgccatatttccattcctttcttctttattacTGCTTTACCTTCTCCTTTTCCTAGTGGAACTGGTATTGTTATTTCCTTATGTAGAGccatttttgctaatttatcAGCACCCTCATTCCCTGTTACTCCCTCATGTGCTGGTACCCAACAGAACTGCACATCTATGCCACATCTGTGTATTCTTAATAAACTATGATAAATATCTATGAGTAAATCTTCTCTGCAAGTTGTTGTTGATTGTATACTTTCCAATACAGCTATTGAATCTGTGCATACCATCACCCTATCAGGTTTGACCTCTTCCACCCACTGTAACCCAATAAAGACTGACACCATTTCTGCTAGTTGATTAGATACTCTTTTTGAAATATTAACATCAAACTCAGGGATATACACACCTAGCTGGGGGTCAGTCTACACTACATTTACACAGctaattttttatatacattccGGTGTTAGACATGATAATGAACTCCCTTATAAATTAACTGACTTTTATACGTTTATAATgacatattaaacaaacttaTCTAAACTAAGTAAAGTGTCTGTTGCTGATCTATACTatacatataataataacaagatgtgcaatatttcCCTACCTCATatacatcctacctgctttttttgtttttcttcttctcgtactgcactacttttatttttattccaatgtatatactgtttatattttgtaataatatttttttttttacttttttcatccttctttcactgcatgtgtgtgttgtgtgtattgctgctgcacaaagcaaatttccccactgagggatgaataaaggactatctaatCTAATTTATACATAGTAGAAAATATAATCATGATCATACATGATCAATGTTAAGGAGAGTAGAGAGGAGAGGATGTTTGTTCGCCGCTTCTCAGTCTCtgagtttttacattttattgataCTGACCTTTTCCTGTACTTGTTTTAACTTGTTTTAACTTGTTTTAATCTTGTTAGCACTCTGAGATCCCCTGAATGAAGAGTGCTCtattaataaaatgtattattattatttttattattatttttattattattattattattattattattattattattattattattattattattattattattattattattattattatttttatgtttttttttattatacacCACACCAAACAACCATAATCTAAAATTGATTTAGTCAAtccaatgcaaaaatgtcacccAACGCACATCTTTTCCCCATAAAATCCTAGTTAAATACCCATTTATAGACAAGACCGTACATGTAtcttttatgtttctgtaatTGTCTCAATATTCGCTAAAAACTTCAAATATGTCGCTCAACTATAATCTCGCGAGAGAATATTGTGGCGATACCATTATTGCGACCAGCTGGGGGTTTAATCTGTGTTTTACTTTTATATATCTTTCTTTTACTTATATATATTGACATTATTTTTAGTGTTAATTGTGGAggaaaaaatactgctatataaaaaatataaaacgtgTAGAGACtggatttatatttttatttgtccatATCTAACATGGTATTTACCATCAGAAACAGTCGATAACCGAGGGAATCGATCGTGAGGATTCAGGCGTACCTGTCAAATAAACATGGCTTTGAGACGAGCACTGCATTTCGTTTTCAAAGTTGGTGACCGGGCCAAAACATCCACTTTTTACCGAGATGTTCTGGGCATGACGGTAATTTATGTCTGTAATTTGATGCCGACAGGATACGTTTGTTACTGTGGTCATCTGCCTAACTTCTAGTTATGATAACGGGATGATGCATCGATCAGTGTTGCACAACAGATTTCCTATGATAAATGGGAAATGTGAATGAACTGTCATAGTGACTGGTTATTTCCCTTTTGCTTCCAAATCATTTCAGGTTTTACGACATGAAGAGTTTGAGGAAGGCTGCAAAGCTTCTTGCAATGGGTAGATAATGGATGAAATCACGTTACTGAGTGGAAACAGACGTGCCAGGGTGCTAATACGAATGTATTTATCTTGTCTCTTTCAGTCCTTACGACGGGAAATGGAGCAAAACTATGGTTGGCTTTGGCCCAGAGGATGACCACTTCGTTGCTGAACTGACATACAATTATGGGGTCGGAGAGTATCAGCTTGGGAATGACATCTTGGTGGGTCAAAGTTCATTTGCACTTGGCCATGTTATGCAGTACAAAGTTGCAGAAGGTATATTTGTGTCTCTGTCTTCTTAGGGTATCACCCTGCAGTCCAGCCGAGCTGTGAGCAATGCCAAACGCCTCGGTTGGCCTCTCACGGAGGTGGATGAGGCTCTGTATCTGACTCAGGCTCCAGGAGGATATCCCTTCTACCTTGTGGATAAAGAGCAGCCTCCTCATGGTGAATGTCTCCACACTCAGATCTCATTATTTCTGCATGAAAAGATATTgtcagtagggctgttcgattttgcccaaaaataaaatctcgatttttttctctcaaaatccgattttcgattacgattatcttgtgaattgacaaaaggcaaagaaattatttcaaatatgctgttttttttattgaacatttgccccattgggctttaagtgcaaactttgctctaattaaaccaaaaatgaatgaataaagtgcaaaactctgtaaaataagttgaacaaaagttttaaaaaatataataaaatataaagttttatctctgaaaaaaaaaatcagcaaatcagcacttgcaaacatacagtaagttatatttccaattaaataaaacaagacattttctaattaaactaaactgggtctttgcatgctaaataataatgcaacccatgaaggaggtagaggtgtgtaatgtcagtcattacatttgctactcacatttgcaagttttttgcaaggaacacgagccggtctaccgcatctggcttgagggatgcccggtggcatgttacaacgccccctcctacactaaagagcctctccaatggggcacttgtcgcaggtattgagaggtatttccatcaatcattaatatggtatcaatcattaatatgtgtgcagacaaggtaaaaaaaaaaagtgaaaaatcgattttacgagtttcacgttttaacatcgttctaattacataatcgcgattacgatttaaaatcgattaatcgaacagccctaattgtcAGTGTAGTTTATGTAACCGTTCAGCAGTGCggttatttattaaattaaacataCCAATTACAGGTTTCTTAAATTTTACAAAAGCAAAGAATTGCCAAGTTTCATTTATCTACTTCGTTTAATTACAGAGGTTTTAACTTTATTGGTCACCAGTCAGCTTGTTGAAGCATTGATtgactgattgattgatatctttatttcaaacacaagaaaaaaaaaattataaaattaaacagcaaaacaataaatcaataacataaaaagaacaataataatcactacATGATAAAGTGTACATTTTCACCCTCCCCCCAAGCTAAGAGCCTGGGTGTCATCCTGGACAGCACACTATCTTTTCAATCCCACATCAATACCCGGTCTGCCTACTTCCATACGTAACATCAATCACCTCCGCTCCTCCCTTACCCCCCTTGTTCACAGCCTTGTCACTTCCTGCTTGGACTATTGCAACTCTCTCCTCCTCGGCCTCCCTCACAAATCCCTCCATAAACTCCAACTGGTGCAGAATTCAGCTGCCCGCATCATAACTCGgaccccctccatccatcacatcactcctgtcctccaacagctccactggctcccggtTTAGTTCCGCATTCAATTCAAGGTCCTGCTGTTCACATTCAAGGCCATCCACAACCTCGCCCCCCgtatctgtctgatctcctccacgtcCACACTCCCTCCCGAGCCCTAAGATCCTCTTCCTCCATACACCTGTCTGTCCCCTCCGCTCGTCTCACCACCATGGGGAGCAGAGCATTCAGCCGCTCTGCTCCTCGTCTCTGGAACTCTTTACCACCCAACTCAGGAACATTGACTCATTCCCTCTTTTCAAATCACAACTCAAAACTCATCTGTTCAAGACTGCCTATCTCATTTaatctttatctttttattttattatctttatcttaatttaatttaaacctctgctgtttttaaatgctttttgatgtttttttaaatgtattctgcgggttccattttttttaacatgttgtgTACGGCCTAGAAAGGCGCCTTTAgaaatgaaatgtattattattattattattacatttgtttaCAAAGGTATGCCACGCATGTCACTATAGGCTATAAGTAAATATGAAGCAGACATTTCAAGTTTCTGTTCCAGAAAACTGTAAATTTTCAGGCTCtcagcattttattttatttatttatttgccatTTTTACCCCCCTGGGCTCATGGCTCTGATCATTTGTCCCCAGATCCTGTGCAGAAAGTTTGCCTCGGTGTGTCAGACCTGCAGAGATCAGTTCACTACTGGACTACACTCTTGGGTATGGCGGTAATGGGCAAAAATGAGGACAAGAAGACAGTGCTGTTGGGATTCACAGACTCTCAAGTGAGTCAAAGAAGTGAATATGTGATCTGTTCTTTAGAGTATACTTAAAGAAATGAACACGAGTTACCCTGTTGAGTGTTTCATGATGGTAAGTAATGAATGTATTAcagcatgtatgtatgtgtgtgtgtaatatatatatatatatatatatatatatatatatatatatatatacttatttaTCTATTAATTTTGTCTCTGTGTAGTGTAAACTAGAACTTCGGGATGTCGGTGGGACAGTTGACCATGGAACAGCATTTGGGAGAATAGCATTTTCATGCCCACGAGAGcaagtaaaacattttctttgacAAAACTCTCTAAATGATTCATTCTGAAAAATTCTACTTGGCATAACATAcacatattatttacatcatcaTAGTTGCCAGATCTTGAAGCCTtgttgaaaaaggaaaaccaGAAAATTCTCACTCCGCTAGTTAGTCTGGACACTCCTGGAAAAGCCACGGTGGAAGTGGTTATTTTAGCTGACCCGGTAAGTGTGTTATCAAAATAATGATGTTagcaaatacattaaaaaataacTGTATTaactgtaaatgtttgttttaggATGGCCATGAGATTTGTTTTGTGGGAGATGAGGCGTTCAGGCAACTATCTGCTGTGGACCCTAAAGGAAAAGAGTTGCTTGATAAAGTTGGTATTGCTTAGCTTTTTACTCTCTATTCTAAATATGCAATAGGTCATAAATATTCactgttgtttgtttatttaaaacttGTTTTCAGGCAATGGCTGAGGATAAAAGTGATGAGTGGTTtgcaaaacacaagaaacaGAAGGCCGCTGCTTGAGATGGAGAGGATTGGCTGTAAAACTGTCCACCTGTACGTGTCAACAGCTGATGTGATAATGAGTTGCTAAACAAGACACTAACAGCATGAATCCCGTAATTTCAATTAGGTTCTGCTTAGACTGGCTGTGGGAGCGATTTCCCTGAAAAGGCTTGCCAGAAGGCGCTGGAATGGACCAATTCATCAatgattgatgttttttccagtaaatgATACATAGatgttgcaattttttttttttttatgaaacttattcttttaaattaaaAGCATTGGCAAGACCATGACATGAATTTTGTTGTTGTAAATCTTTCAGCTCCTCTATCCATTGTGACATATTCAATCATAATTAAGAGTAATTCAGCAGTAGATTGATTTATAGAGAAATGTTTGTAAAACTCTTGGCAgtcattagattagattagattagattcaactttattgtcattgcacagaGTACACGTACTGAGACAACGAAATGCAGTTGGTATCTAACCAGAAGTGCAAAGAAGCAGAAAAGAGAGGAATGTACAGTCGTATAAAATAATGAGATACAGTGTGAGCAAAGTGAGCAGCAGTTTTGTAAACT
Proteins encoded in this window:
- the glod4 gene encoding glyoxalase domain-containing protein 4, with protein sequence MALRRALHFVFKVGDRAKTSTFYRDVLGMTVLRHEEFEEGCKASCNGPYDGKWSKTMVGFGPEDDHFVAELTYNYGVGEYQLGNDILGITLQSSRAVSNAKRLGWPLTEVDEALYLTQAPGGYPFYLVDKEQPPHDPVQKVCLGVSDLQRSVHYWTTLLGMAVMGKNEDKKTVLLGFTDSQCKLELRDVGGTVDHGTAFGRIAFSCPREQLPDLEALLKKENQKILTPLVSLDTPGKATVEVVILADPDGHEICFVGDEAFRQLSAVDPKGKELLDKAMAEDKSDEWFAKHKKQKAAA